The Stomoxys calcitrans chromosome 3, idStoCalc2.1, whole genome shotgun sequence genome includes a region encoding these proteins:
- the LOC131996250 gene encoding uncharacterized protein LOC131996250 produces MYDKKLKYFFIILFAQELYSGQFSIKKIECLTFDPEFLKIDLCQLVPYAKDIKAASIIIRLLKLPVTNADVRVMVERVSSPPFIVLNHSWDACAFMRNQKTFRALGRLFRNILPFTNINHTCPYNNLSFNESKTLLAHPLQVPFQG; encoded by the exons ATGTATGACAAGAAGTTGAAatatttcttcattatattgTTCGCACAAGAG CTCTATAGTGGACAATTTTCTATTAAGAAAATTGAATGCCTAACATTTGATCCAGAGTTTCTGAAAATCGATTTGTGCCAACTGGTTCCATATGCCAAAGATATTAAGGCGGCATCCATAATAATACGATTGCTTAAGTTGCCTGTGACTAATGCTGATGTCAGAGTTATGGTAGAACGTGTTAGTTCGCCACCTTTTATAGTCCTCAACCACAGCTGGGATGCCTGCGCTTTTATGAGAAATCAAAAAACATTTCGGGCACTTGGGCGCTTGTTTCGAAATATTTTGCCGTTTACCAATATAAATCATACGTGCCCCTATAAT AATTTATCATTCAATGAAAGCAAAACACTGTTGGCCCACCCTTTGCAAGTTCCCTTTCAAGGCTAA